The Microtus ochrogaster isolate Prairie Vole_2 chromosome 4, MicOch1.0, whole genome shotgun sequence nucleotide sequence CACTTagaaaatttacacacacacactcacagaggaacccttttaattttatttagaaaatctgTTAATAGGGCTTTCACTTTGAGTAACACCCCCTTGACCTCTTTTTCTGCCCCAGAAACATAAATAATTGTTCCTTTTCCTCTTGTGCCacctttcttatttaaataatcTCCACGTTTGTGTACTCACAGGCCTTTAGTAAAGGTGAAACTCCCTGCTTCTCATTGTTCACATGTAAACAGTTTTAAGTCTCCTGGTTTTATTTGTTCGTTTAAGCAAAAGTTGGATTGGAAATGAGTTTAACCATCAGGGAATAAAGAATATGATGATAGAAAATCTAATGAAATTTGACACATGGAAATTTCTTCCCAAGGATatgttacaaaaattaaattataagagatCGTTCTTCttctcgttttgttttgttttaatttgtgtgtagTGGCCAAAGGCcagctttcaggagtcagttctctccacaaCGTGGGTCCCAAGGCTGGAATTGAGGTCACCAGGCTCGGTATCAAGTGCACTACCTGCTAGCCATCTCACTAGTCTTGGAACctttttcccttccatttcctgggCACTCTGGGTAAATGTGCTGTTACCTCTCAGGTTGGGAATGAAGTAAGAGCTCatggactttgattttttttttttttttttttttggtggctttGGAATTATCTTTCATGATTCTCCCAAGGGAGGCTGAGAGGTCAGCCTCCTGCTTACTGCATCCTTACTTCTGTCTTGTAGGCTTACAAGCCAGAGGAGGGGACACGTATTACAACTGCTCAGAAGTACCACCAGAAGCTCAGGTACAAGCCCTTTGGGTTCCTTGTTgtggaaaaaaagctaaaaaatttGGCATGTGACAATGAAAAAGCAGAACCGAACTCATCCTGATTTAGAAAAATTATTAGCGAAGTTCATTTCATATGCATTGACATGTTCATATGAAAAAGAAGcttgctttctgatttttatttttttttttgagataggttctcatgTTGCCCAGACtagggctgacctcaaactcctgaacTCTTAACTCCatcacccaagtgctggggttatatgcATGTGCCATCACAGTGGCTCTAAATAGATGTTTTTTGACAGTGgataaaatgattataaaaagtGACAataagagaaaggggagaggaaactTTCTTCTGAATCATAGACCTAAAAATAGTAAGTAAACATACATGAGAGGAGAAATAGGACCagaattttctgaaataataCCCAGAGCAGACCTATAATGGAAAAGAAGCTACTGGCAAAAGAAACAAAGGGGAAAGTAGAAGAGAAATTGAAAGTGATCAATACGAAGAAGTCTTAACCAGAGTAGGGAATGGGAAGTCTGTGAGAAGTCAAAGTTGACTTGTTGCTCTttagagaggggaggagaaacaaGCTATAGAACAAGTGAGAATAGTCATTCTCTCATGGGGTCCAAGTCGGAATGTGAAGTTTCTTGGAAGAAGAATAACAACAAAGATACTACAGTTCATAATATGTTTAGGGAacaaggtttttggttttggttttggatttttggagatagggtatctgtgtgtagccctggttgtcctggaactcactatgtagaccaggctggccttgaattcagagatctgcctgcctctgccgccttccaagtgctgggattaaaggcgtgcgccaccaccatctgactgGAACAAGGTTTAATGATGCTGGAACAAAGgtttaatgatgatgatgatgaaagaGAGACAAGTAAACCTCAGCATTTAGTGACATAGATTTAGCCAGTCTTGGGGTAAAAATGAGGGAAAGTGAGATCATAAGCCTAATTAAGCTGGGGAAAGGAAGCAAGAATGAAGCCATATGTTCAGGGAAAGCTGACACATTAGTCTTTGGTAACAAAAGGAGAAATTTAGGAAAGagtcagcaacaacaacaacaaaagatgtgCTGAAAGCCCCGTTCCCGGGAGGAACCTGAGAAGATCTAAGGGTCTCTTTAAAAGCATGACTAACTCAGAAGTTGGTAGTGAAGAGGTCATGGAACCCTCAGGTTATTTATGCATCTTTAATGTTCATTGTGCTTTGTGGTTTCctgactggtttttcttttcttagcttACAAGTGAAAAGATTCATGCCTCCTTTTCTCACTACTTTTCCTTTGTTACAGCTTTCTCCTTGGGTGCAATTCTTGATATGTTGTTTGACTTGATTCCTTGGGTTACTTTTCTTTGCCTCTGGTTTGTTCCCTAGCAGATGTGGGCACCCCAGCCATCAGCAGAGAAAGGTACAGGGAAGCCACAGAGAAGTTCCTTCTGATGTCCCAAGGAGCAAGCAAACCCCATCCAGGCTCCAGGAACACCACAAAGCAATATGAAACCTGTTCATGAGAGGAGTCAAGAATGCCTTCCACCAAAGAAACGAGACCTCCCTGTGACCAGCGAGGATATGGGGAGAACTACGAGCTGCTCCACAAACCACACACCTTCCAGTGATGCCTCTGAATGGTCCCGAGGGGTCGTGGTGGCTGGGCAGAGCCAGACAGGAGCCAGAGTCAGCCTTGGGGGTGATGGAACTGAGGCCATCGCTGGTCTAACAGTAGATCAGTATGGCATGCTGTATAAGGTGGCTGTACCACCTGCCACCTTTTCACCAACTGGCCTCCCATCTGTTGTGAACATGAGCCCCTTGCCCTCCACGTTTAATGTAGCGTCTTCACTGATTCAACATCCAGGAATCCACTATCCCCCAGTCCACTATGCTCAGCTCCCATCCACCTCACTGCAGTTTATTGGGCCTCCTTATAGCCTTCCGTATGCTGTGCCACCTAATTTCCTGCCTagtcccctcctttctccttctgccaaCATTGCTACTACTCACCTTCCACATTTTGTGCCATATGCCTCCCTCTTAGCAGAAGAAGCTACTCCTCCCCCccaggctgcatccccagcccagcCATTTAACAAATCCTCTTCTGCCACCTCCCCACCCGGCCAATTGCCACATCACTCGAATACTCAACCACTGGATCTTGCTCCAGGCCGGATGCCCATTTATTATCAAATGTCTAGGCTACCTGCTGGATATACTTTGCATGAAACTCCAACAGCAGGTGCCAGCCCCGTTCTTACCCCTCAGGAGGGCCAGTCTGCTTTGGAAGCAGCTGCTGCCAATGGACAGAGACAGCGAGAGCGAAATGTAATAAGACGAGAAAGTGAAGCCCTTGATTCCACCAGCAGCAAGGGTGAAGGCCAAGGACTGGTGCCGGTGGTAGAATGCCTGGTGGATGGACAGTTTTCAGGTTCTCAGACTCCACGAGTGGAGGTGGCGGCACCAGCACACCGAGGGACCCCAGACACCGACCTTGAAGTCCAGCGGGTAGTTGGCACTTTAGCTTCTCAGGACTATCGTGTGGTGGCAGCTCAGAGGAAAGACGAATCCAGCCCTCTTAACCTATCCCATCATACCCTTGACCATCAGGGTGATGGACGAGGGTCAGCCAGGAATCCTACAGAACTGGTGGAGAAAAATCAGGCCCGTGTATTCTACTCTCAGTCCCATCAGGAACCAGTAAAACACAGACCTTTACCCAAAGCAGTGGTTGTAGCCAATGGCAACCTGATGCCCACTGGAACTGACCCTAGCCTGCTGCCTGTGGGCTCGGAGATCCTGGTGGCATCAAGTCTGGACATGCAGGCCAGAGCCACCTTTCCAGACAAGGAGCCAACACCACCTCCTGTTACCTCCTCCCACTTGCCCTCCCATTTCATGAAAGGCGCCATCATTCAGCTGGCTACAGGGGAGCTGAAGCGGGTAGAGGACCTCCAGACCCAGGATTTTGTGCGCAGTGCCGAAGTGAGTGGGGGGCTGAAGATTGACTCTAGCACAGTTGTGGACATACAGGAGAGCCAGTGGCCTGGATTTGTTATGCTGCATTTTGTGGTTGGTGAACAGCAGAGCAAAGTGAGCATTGAGGTGCCCCCCGAGCACCCGTTTTTTGTATATGGCCAGGGTTGGTCCTCCTGCAGCCCTGGACGGACTGCACaactcttctctctgccctgtcaTCGGCTACAGGTGGGAGATGTCTGCATCTCTATCAGTTTACAGAGCTTGAACAGTAACTCAGTTTCTCAGGCCAGCTGTGCCCCCCCAGGCCAGTTGGGTACACCCCGAGAAAGACCTGAGAGGACAGTCTTGGGGCCCAGAGACCTATGTGACAGCGAGGGGAAGATCCAACCTTCAGGAGAGGTTTCCCGGGTGGGAGAGCCCTCCCAGCCTGAGCCTGGTGCTCAGGCCTGCTGGCCAGCCCCAGGCTTCCAAAGATACAGCATGCAAGGGGAGGAGGCACGGGCTGCACTGCTCCGTCCCTCTTTCATT carries:
- the Atxn1l gene encoding ataxin-1-like, which codes for MKPVHERSQECLPPKKRDLPVTSEDMGRTTSCSTNHTPSSDASEWSRGVVVAGQSQTGARVSLGGDGTEAIAGLTVDQYGMLYKVAVPPATFSPTGLPSVVNMSPLPSTFNVASSLIQHPGIHYPPVHYAQLPSTSLQFIGPPYSLPYAVPPNFLPSPLLSPSANIATTHLPHFVPYASLLAEEATPPPQAASPAQPFNKSSSATSPPGQLPHHSNTQPLDLAPGRMPIYYQMSRLPAGYTLHETPTAGASPVLTPQEGQSALEAAAANGQRQRERNVIRRESEALDSTSSKGEGQGLVPVVECLVDGQFSGSQTPRVEVAAPAHRGTPDTDLEVQRVVGTLASQDYRVVAAQRKDESSPLNLSHHTLDHQGDGRGSARNPTELVEKNQARVFYSQSHQEPVKHRPLPKAVVVANGNLMPTGTDPSLLPVGSEILVASSLDMQARATFPDKEPTPPPVTSSHLPSHFMKGAIIQLATGELKRVEDLQTQDFVRSAEVSGGLKIDSSTVVDIQESQWPGFVMLHFVVGEQQSKVSIEVPPEHPFFVYGQGWSSCSPGRTAQLFSLPCHRLQVGDVCISISLQSLNSNSVSQASCAPPGQLGTPRERPERTVLGPRDLCDSEGKIQPSGEVSRVGEPSQPEPGAQACWPAPGFQRYSMQGEEARAALLRPSFIPQEVKLSIEGRSNAGK